The sequence CTCATGTTCATCAGCATTAACTAAAGtctttagttaattttttattgggaaaTTCTGATTAGGGTTGATTATATAACTAATGATAACCCTATTCGCCCTAACCTGAATAGCCTCTTCCTCGGCAATCCTGACATATCTTGATCTGCCCAATACTGGTTTGGACACATacctacatatatatatattttggagtTTTAAGAAGCCACGCTCTAAGTAGGCATGCAGAGAATTTCCACGCCAAATCATAATCAAAATCGATCCCCTTTagtaatctattttatttaaacatataGTCTGCCAAACCCAATCCAGAATACCAAGACATCCTCTTATTAATTCACTTAGAAACTACTAGACCTAAGCTTTATAAATCCAACCATAGAGCAATCAGTGAAGAAACTTCATTATTATATGTCACACAaaagctaaaaacaaaaaacaaaacacaaatgaaAATCAATAGAACATTGCCTTTAAACTTGTTTAAATCTTAAAACTAGAATACACAATGAAGCACCAAGGCTATGAAAATCCAAACTTTGATAAAATAGGAATATTATCCACCAGAAAATAATAGCAATTATTGCTGCTCACCTCAATAAAGTAAAACCAAGCTCGTCGCCAATATGGATTTATGTATAGAACTGCACCTATCACCAGCAGCACCATGATGTATGCAACCCCAAAGGTCACATAGAAAACATCCATATCCATGAAACCACTATTATCTTCGTTGGTCGTTAAAGTTGGTGTTGGTGATGGTGACATTGCCGCACCACAAACTTTTGATAGTGGTTGTCCACAAAGAAAAGGATTGTCCTTGTAGCAGCTCTCCTCAAACGTGGCAAACTGTGCAACTCTCGCCGGAGTCTTGCCAGACAGATTATTGTGTGCCACAttgaaaaattctagaaaaaatagtttagtaAGTTGAGGTGGGATTTCTCCATCCAGTTTGTTGTAGGAAAGATCCAAGCTCTCTATTTCCTTTAACCTCGAGAATGTTGGTGGAATTGGTCCAGTCAAGCTGTTGTGCGAAAGGTTCAATACCTTGATCATGCTGAGGTTTCCAATTTTAGGAGGAATCTCTCCTGAGAAATTGTTGCATGAGAAATCAATTCCTGTGAAGTATTGGACAATACTGCCTCTATAAGAAAGGGATACATTCTTTGTTGTAAACTCGAAAGAAGGTTCTGATGAGGACACAGAATCACGGGAATtgtattgaaaaggaaaaagatgagCAGATATCATCAAAGAAGGGATGTTTCCAGAAAGATAATTGTGAGATAGATCAATCAGAGTTAATCGGTCCAACCTGTACAATTGAATTGGGATTTCACCTTCAAGATTGTTATAACCCAATAGTAGAAATCTCAAGTTAGATAGCCTATCAATCCATTCTGGAATTCTACCAGTTAAATCATTATGGGAAAGATCTAAAGCGAATATCTCACATGAGTCATAAAATGCCATTGCGATTGGTCCTTGCAACTTATTTCTAGACAAAGAAACATGTCTTAATTTTGAAGAAGTGCCGAATCTAGGTGGTAAATGACCAGAGAAATTGTTCCTTGATAGGTCCAAGAATTCAAGAGAAGGCATATTCCCTATCCATCTAGGGATTTGCCCTTGCAAACTATTGTTCGAAAGTATTGTTCCAGTCAAAACATTGTTGGACAGGTCTAACACTTGCAACGAGCTAATGTTACCCAATGACAAAGGAATGCTTCCACTGAAGCCATTGTCAGACATCAATAAAACTTCTAACCTTGGCAAACGATCTCCGATTTTTGAAGGGATTTGGCCTTGGAAGTGATTCGTTGATATACTTAGGAATGACAAACTCATATGAGAATTCTTTGGCAACAAGAATGGACCCAAGAGAGAACAATTTTCTAAATGAAGTTCTTGTAGGTATGTGTTGTTCTCAATCAACCAATTTGGAAACTCTCCCTTTATTTGGATGTTTGTAAGACTCATATATTGCAGGTTCACCTTATGGTAAAGGAACTTGGGAAATGTTCCCACACTTTGTCCACGACCGCTCAAAAAGAGGACCTCTAACTGGAACTTTGGGCTCAGATTATGATCATCTTCTTCTGCATATATTTCATTACCTGAACCATCAAAATACTCAAGTCTTGAAAGGTTGTATAATGGGTTCAATGACATAGGAATCTTCAAGTGattggaagagagagagagtagttGAAGGGAAGTCAAATTTGCTAGACACGAAGGCAAGAAGCCACTGAGATCATTGTTGTCTATATATAGTATTTGGAGATGATTTAAGTCGCATATGCCTGATCACATTATAATTTAGGAAATTTTTTAGAACTATGAGTGTCTAATGGAAAATATATAACTTACACaccatagagagagagagagagagagagagtcatcACCTTTATTGATGGTTTGAAAAATGCTATTATTGAAAGTATTGGAACTCAAATCCAAGTATTTCAAGTTTTTGAGATCAAGGAAGTCTGTCACAATCAATTA is a genomic window of Populus alba chromosome 18, ASM523922v2, whole genome shotgun sequence containing:
- the LOC118054147 gene encoding cuscuta receptor 1-like isoform X3 is translated as MGLFLEMFTVLVMAVFLQGWLPLGCLEEERAALFQLKDAFNYPNGTSLPSWRKGDIHCCSWENVECNSSTGRVIALNLWSLSNHKQGDWYFNTSLFLPFQELNDLSLWDNRIAGLVEKKGSSNLYLRLNHITTYGSSFQLLQSLGAFPYLTKLDLSDNNFRGRILGDELQNLSSLQRLYLDGCSLDEHSLHKLGALSSLKLLSLSRVSGIIPYQDFLDLKNLKYLDLSSNTFNNSIFQTINKGICDLNHLQILYIDNNDLSGFLPSCLANLTSLQLLSLSSNHLKIPMSLNPLYNLSRLEYFDGSGNEIYAEEDDHNLSPKFQLEVLFLSGRGQSVGTFPKFLYHKVNLQYMSLTNIQIKGEFPNWLIENNTYLQELHLENCSLLGPFLLPKNSHMSLSFLSISTNHFQGQIPSKIGDRLPRLEVLLMSDNGFSGSIPLSLGNISSLQVLDLSNNVLTGTILSNNSLQGQIPRWIGNMPSLEFLDLSRNNFSGHLPPRFGTSSKLRHVSLSRNKLQGPIAMAFYDSCEIFALDLSHNDLTGRIPEWIDRLSNLRFLLLGYNNLEGEIPIQLYRLDRLTLIDLSHNYLSGNIPSLMISAHLFPFQYNSRDSVSSSEPSFEFTTKNVSLSYRGSIVQYFTGIDFSCNNFSGEIPPKIGNLSMIKVLNLSHNSLTGPIPPTFSRLKEIESLDLSYNKLDGEIPPQLTKLFFLEFFNVAHNNLSGKTPARVAQFATFEESCYKDNPFLCGQPLSKVCGAAMSPSPTPTLTTNEDNSGFMDMDVFYVTFGVAYIMVLLVIGAVLYINPYWRRAWFYFIEVSSNNCYYFLVDNIPILSKFGFS
- the LOC118054147 gene encoding cuscuta receptor 1-like isoform X1; its protein translation is MGLFLEMFTVLVMAVFLQGWLPLGCLEEERAALFQLKDAFNYPNGTSLPSWRKGDIHCCSWENVECNSSTGRVIALNLWSLSNHKQGDWYFNTSLFLPFQELNDLSLWDNRIAGLVEKKGSYELQQLSKLKYLDLRYNRFNNSILSSIVGFSSLKSLYLSYNRLEGLIDFKESLSTLKVLDLSGNNINKLVASRGSSNLYLRLNHITTYGSSFQLLQSLGAFPYLTKLDLSDNNFRGRILGDELQNLSSLQRLYLDGCSLDEHSLHKLGALSSLKLLSLSRVSGIIPYQDFLDLKNLKYLDLSSNTFNNSIFQTINKGICDLNHLQILYIDNNDLSGFLPSCLANLTSLQLLSLSSNHLKIPMSLNPLYNLSRLEYFDGSGNEIYAEEDDHNLSPKFQLEVLFLSGRGQSVGTFPKFLYHKVNLQYMSLTNIQIKGEFPNWLIENNTYLQELHLENCSLLGPFLLPKNSHMSLSFLSISTNHFQGQIPSKIGDRLPRLEVLLMSDNGFSGSIPLSLGNISSLQVLDLSNNVLTGTILSNNSLQGQIPRWIGNMPSLEFLDLSRNNFSGHLPPRFGTSSKLRHVSLSRNKLQGPIAMAFYDSCEIFALDLSHNDLTGRIPEWIDRLSNLRFLLLGYNNLEGEIPIQLYRLDRLTLIDLSHNYLSGNIPSLMISAHLFPFQYNSRDSVSSSEPSFEFTTKNVSLSYRGSIVQYFTGIDFSCNNFSGEIPPKIGNLSMIKVLNLSHNSLTGPIPPTFSRLKEIESLDLSYNKLDGEIPPQLTKLFFLEFFNVAHNNLSGKTPARVAQFATFEESCYKDNPFLCGQPLSKVCGAAMSPSPTPTLTTNEDNSGFMDMDVFYVTFGVAYIMVLLVIGAVLYINPYWRRAWFYFIEVSSNNCYYFLVDNIPILSKFGFS
- the LOC118054147 gene encoding cuscuta receptor 1-like isoform X2, which produces MGLFLEMFTVLVMAVFLQGWLPLGCLEEERAALFQLKDAFNYPNGTSLPSWRKGDIHCCSWENVECNSSTGRVIALNLWSLSNHKQGDWYFNTSLFLPFQELNDLSLWDNRIAGLVEKKGSYELQQLSKLKYLDLRYNRFNNSILSSIVGFSSLKSLYLSYNRLEGLIDFKESLSTLKVLDLSGNNINKLVASRGSSNLYLRLNHITTYGSSFQLLQSLGAFPYLTKLDLSDNNFRGRILGDELQNLSSLQRLYLDGCSLDEHSLHKLGALSSLKLLSLSRVSGIIPYQDFLDLKNLKYLDLSSNTFNNSIFQTINKGNEIYAEEDDHNLSPKFQLEVLFLSGRGQSVGTFPKFLYHKVNLQYMSLTNIQIKGEFPNWLIENNTYLQELHLENCSLLGPFLLPKNSHMSLSFLSISTNHFQGQIPSKIGDRLPRLEVLLMSDNGFSGSIPLSLGNISSLQVLDLSNNVLTGTILSNNSLQGQIPRWIGNMPSLEFLDLSRNNFSGHLPPRFGTSSKLRHVSLSRNKLQGPIAMAFYDSCEIFALDLSHNDLTGRIPEWIDRLSNLRFLLLGYNNLEGEIPIQLYRLDRLTLIDLSHNYLSGNIPSLMISAHLFPFQYNSRDSVSSSEPSFEFTTKNVSLSYRGSIVQYFTGIDFSCNNFSGEIPPKIGNLSMIKVLNLSHNSLTGPIPPTFSRLKEIESLDLSYNKLDGEIPPQLTKLFFLEFFNVAHNNLSGKTPARVAQFATFEESCYKDNPFLCGQPLSKVCGAAMSPSPTPTLTTNEDNSGFMDMDVFYVTFGVAYIMVLLVIGAVLYINPYWRRAWFYFIEVSSNNCYYFLVDNIPILSKFGFS